ttctgcatttgattactgcttatatttgtTGGTACGatttactttgggtatcctatttatctatagtagttaatgatCCTTTCTTTTCggtctttcctaccctgactttctcGCTctcatttctcatatttttatattgttttcgatatgcttggctctactgacctatgacttgttttccttgtttctcctctcttgttcttctctcttaagccgagggtctttcggaaacagccgccctacctttcaaggtgggggttaggtttgcgtacactctaccctccccagaccccacatagtgggactatactgggcttcttgttgttgttgttagggTGAGGGGGGGAGGGGTATCAGTAGATATATATGTTCCCAAATGTTTTCACTtactccaaaatatatatatatatttacatccCAAAGCTAATCTTGTAGCACAGTAAGGCATCAACTGAACATACATGAGTATTTTTTACTTCTTTAGATTGTAGGGAAAAACTAGGTGACAATGTCTATCGGAAAGAAGAACTAGATGATAGAAAACTGTTTAAACGGAATATCCCAAAAAAGATTGGATCTGTAAGAAAACCAGTTTACATAATAAAAGACCCCTTTCTCCTTGTTATTACCTGTCCACCAGTATCCGGCAAACCCAAGACATTTGCTTGGCCAAAGTATCCATGAGGAGATAATATGACAACATTGAACACCATTGGTAATCTACCAAGAAAAGTCTCCAAGGTTGAGGGATCAGGAGCCTGAAGAATGTCAGAAAGCAGATGCATCATCTCCAAAACACGTTTTGCTGTATCACCCCAACCTTTCTCAAAGCCCATTTCTTGCAATCTGCATGCCCATGGTTCCATAAAACAAAGTTTCAACTACTATATCTTTCGCATTTCTTGAACAATTACATACACTtgtaagaaaagaaaacaagtaTGTACAAACTCACGCATATTCAAACTCATTATAGGGTGTATCTGGTGGTAGCTTTGAGAGATAATCATCTGCTTTATTAAGACAAAACTCCAGCCTGGAGATCCACTGTATACGTTCATTCAACATCAAGACCTACATAGATAGACAATCCATCTTACAAATAGAAGTAATAATACTTGTTGAACATCTTCAAGTGAAACAATTTTATTCCCCACGTCAATTGTTACATAAGCTATTATCCATCAAgtggaaaaataaaaagtaatggTGCTCTTTATCCAGCAATAACAAATACAATAGCGGATAGTTTGTTGATGATGAAATTCGAACTAGGAGCATTTTACATATTGTATAATGGTTGCACGCACTGAAAGATGTGAGTGGCAGACAATCAGGGACAAACATACATTCACAAAGGAATACTTACATTCCCTTTATGATTGTGTCCTCTAAGGAAATCAAGTAATGGGTCCAGAGATTCTTTGCTGCAGAACATCTTTGAGGACAAATGACGATTGAGGAATTGGACTCCATTGCCAATGGATGATGATCGTGATGGACGAGGAACTGATGCATTAAATGGCTCAAAATCCAGCTCAAGCACAAAGAGATTATTATCCCTAGCATACAGTTGAAATCAACACATTTTGTCAAGCTATTCAACTTCCGTAAGTTTTAATGTCTTGTGCTTGCAAATTGCAATATAGATAAAGAAAGAACTTACTGTCCATCCACAAGTTCTTCCTTGAAACGAAGATATTCAGGAATACTCAATTGTTCAACACTCAGATCATATACGTTAACACGAACATATTCCCAAACACCTGGTCTTGGACGAACTGCTATAGCAACAAATGGTGGGAGCACAATGGCTTCCTATTTTTGACAAAAAAGCAAAAGCATTAACAGAATACAAACTACTTTTTCATCCCCCTCCACTAAACCTCCCGCTATGCACAGGATCCGAAAAAGAGCCCGACCACAAGGTCTATTGTTCGCAGCATTACTTGCATTTTTTCTGCATTTCAAGGTTTGAACCGTGACCTCATGAATAACTTTATCGGTTACTACAAACTTCTTGTCAACAAATATTAAAGCATGATCCCATAATTTCAAAAGTGAAATGGATTCCAAGAAAAGGAATTAAAAGTTGAACACATCAAGTTTAAATTCTGAATCCTCCTACCTCTGAGTCAAGAATTGCAGTTCATTCTCAAATTTAGTGTACATGTTTTAATATACCTGAGTAGATTTCAAGATTTCACAAAAGGGTCCTTCTTTGAGCTTCACACAAGCAGTGTCATCACATACAGCTTTGTTGAACTCGTCAATTAAGTGGTGAGGTTGCAATATCCCCTTCCCCTGCGCCACATATCTTgcaaaacaacaaacaacacATACATAAATCACTAAAACTAGAAAAACAAACCTTAGAAATTTCTCCAACACACTCAATTAAGATTTTCAAGAACCCATAATTTCACCAGAACATGttagaaaatggaaaaaaagttgaattaattatatttttgtacCTCGATAAGAGAGCCACTAGCTGATTACGGTGAGCAGAGAGCGTATCCTCGACTCTTTCCCTCATACTAGGTACTCTTGTCAACTTCGGATTCGACATTTTCCCCTAAACATTCTAACAACAAAAACAAGACTACCACCTTATATAGAAATGTTAAAAAGATGATATGAGTACAATTAGATGGACAACGTTGTAGAGTTTTCTCATCTTAAGTAATATATGTTATTCGTGCAATTTTGAtagtaaattaaaattttaatatattttaagttgttaaatacgtaatatattaaaaaaaaaaattaaaataatatatgttattttttctgttttaatTTACTTGGCACATGTAAAAATTAAGAGTCAATCAAATTTGTAATATGTGTTTTAGTTATTGAGATTTATAATATAGtatgtaattttcaaataatatatgttattttctctatctcaatttatgtggcacaagTGAAATTTCGcgaaaaagataaattttaatatattttaaagatactttaattattaattatttttatttatagtatcactttctttataatttttaaatacacaacatactaaaaaggaaatataaaacaaataaattaaaataaaataaattgctATTACTAGTGTTAAGttattacataaaataataataattaaatatataattttaaaataaataaaatatctatttttaatgtAGGctccaaataaaataaaatgaagcaAAGTATAAAATTCTGCACCAAAAAGGACAAAATTTTcaactaatttattttttatgataattaAAAACAAATGAATCAGCAACTTTTTTCAAAAGCTTCCCCACGTGGCATTCAATGAAAGAGCCACAAAATACTCCTATTATGAAGCTTCAGTTTATAAGTGATGTGGAGAAATTTAATTGGCTTAGAATTACgtaaattaccaaaaaaaactATTTGACCCCAAGCTCCTCGTTCCCGCTTATAATATACACTAATTGTGTGTGATTAtattgagcccgtttggattggcttaaaaaaagtaatttttatgtataaagtgtttttagaattttgaagtgctgaaagttatttttataaataagcagttgagtgtttggataaaagtgtttatgatgtgaattttagggttaaaagaataaaaaaatgtagtttgagaatttagttaaaatataaaggatataaaagtaatttccatggtcaaagaaaatgactttaagcactttgaaaaaaaaagttaggaatcctaacttttcatttctgactgactttaagaactttatggcttaaagtcagcattaggcaaacacgtccaaaagctaaaaaggggctttaagttggttttgaccaacttaaagccaatccaaacgggctcattaTTTAATGGTATCTCAAAgataataaaattgaaaaaaataagatttacAATTACATCTTCAAGACACtatcttataaaaatatatcaaaaacttATAAAAAGATATAACATATGTCAATTTTTTAGTCATATTATAAGCCCAAATATTTCATGCttagaagatgcatgttgcagAAATAAGGATGCTGAGATAGATGTGTGAACatactaggagtgataagattaagaatgaggttattcgggagaaggtgggagtggcctctgtggcagacaagatgagaggAGCAaaactgagatggtttgggcatatacagaggaggggtgtcgacgccccagttaggaggtgcgacggttggatttgggggttATACGGAGGGGTAGtggtagaccgaaaaagtattggagagaggtgattagacaagatatgacactactccatatcaccgaagacatgaccttagatagaaaagagtaGAGGTCACGGATTAGGGCAAAATGCTAGTAGAGATAGAATGATGTCTTGTGTCATGTCGTTTTAGGGTGGTAGTAGGTCTAGGTGTGCCtgtatagttgtgttgttattgcctttgattatcacattactttgctattgttattgttcttgtcttgtaaaacTTGCAtcgtttttcattttttgtcagtatactatatatattatttttctcttttacttgGGACTATAACttttgagccgagagtctttcgaaaacaacctctctatctccatcaCTCCATggggtagtggtaaggtctgcgtacatcctactcTCCCCAaactccacttgtgggatttcactgggtatattgttgttgttgttattataagcccaaatatgaaataatatatatacacattaaaagttataaaaaaaaatacttagaaagcatattataaaaaaataaaattagatatATTATATCGATTTGGTTTGAATTCgatttgaccttttttttttattaataccAAACCAAATTAATAATGATCggtttatttttttcaacgTCAAACCAATCAAAGCAAACCACAAGTCCATTTTTTTAtcggtttgatttgatttatcgATTCGATTTGACTTGACGGTTTGACTTGTAGACCTCTGCCCATACATTCTATTCTGAATTTTATTTACTACGTATTTCctcaattttaatttgtttctattatttcttttttgccAGTTTAAGaaagatttttttctttttaaataattttttggttttaatttttcatatgtcatgtttaaaattataaaattaaaaaatattttaatattttaaattaaaattaaataaataaattaaaacgaagaaaataattaatatgaacgGAGAGTAGAAATGTTGGAACAAAACTCGGGACTATGTTGTTCTATCCAAAGAGAAAAATGATTTACGTCTCTTCCCTTTATTCATACAATACAATGTCATGTATTTACaagttaaatttaattttattgcaTTTTGCTATTCACAATTTTAGCTATATAAAAATTGTACCTATTGTTATACAAATAATTGgatatatacttataattctTAAGATTCTAATTTGATTTGTATAATctaaatgataataataaagatatAGTTCAGTGAATTTCAGATGattttaacaaaaataacatTCTATATcacaaaatattaataataaaatttaggtACACTCACCCTCTCCAAATTTCATCATGTGGGATCATACTGAACAGGTGGGGTTTGGTTTTGAAATTTTACAATTGTGctatataaattgaaacaatGACAGCAATATAATTATTCtctctttatttcaatttatttatctattttttgacttggttcaaaatttaagaaaaaaatttaactaTGGATATATAAAAGtaccaaaatattatttaatttataatgtaAATATGTCATTTGCTTCTGGACTGTTCAAACAAATACATCATTTACTTTATGGTGGTTTGAATAAAATCATTGTGCTGTCATGGTATAGAGCAGCACAATTGCTTTTTAACTAAACATATATTGGCAGTAAAACACAATAAGTTAGGTGTTCATTTTGCTAGCCGCCTGCGTTATTATGTCTCTTTTATTGCAAAATCCTACTGCTTTGCGCCATCATATCATATGCTTAGTGCTTGTCATCAATTGCTAGAGGAACAGATTTTACCTGGAAACAGAGTAAAAAGCTTACATGAATCCTCTCAAAAAGTCCTTTCAACAGCCCCAAGTGCGGGACACTTAAACCAAATTCATAGTTTGATAGACCTTAAAATGAAAAAAGGCACTTACCAACTGGCGGTATTTGAGAATGTAGAACATCTCGAGGTATCGTCTAGTTTCACGCCTCTCGAGTTTTGAAACAAGCTTCCAGAAACCATATACACCAGCCAAAGTCATCAGCCTCTCCGAGTAAATATTCCATGTATAccttaaaatttatttgaacATAAGAAATTGAAGTTATGTTCCATTCAAAAAAAACACTTTCTATACATGTATACACAACTACAAACCTGTCGAGAATCCTTTGTAGACCAGATGCAGATATTTTTTCCCAGTGAGTAGGATCTTGTTTGCAGCGTTGGAAGAATTCTACCATGAGCTCAGCAGCTATATTGGGATGATAAGGATCTATATGGTACCCGGATACACCGTCTTCAATGATCTCCATAGGACCACCATGACAAGTTGCAAATGTTGGAAGACCACAAGTCATTGCTTCAACCACCGTGAGTCCAAACGCTTCATAAAATGCAGGCTAAAAGGAAGttccatatatatatgtcatgaTAACCACCTCTAGAAGAATGAAAGTAGAGACAATACAATACGATACAAACATCATACCTGAACAAATATACCTCTCTTGTCAGCTATATAGCGATAGAGCTCACCATTACGTGCCCGGTTCATTTGGGCTGATATCCATCTGAATTGACCATCCAAGTTATGTTCCTTCATAAGAGCATGCATCTTCTCAATTTCTGCTATTTCTTCTCTATCATTGGATTTCTTTACATCGTTGTATCCAGCTACTACAACAAGGTTCGCCAATTCCCTGAGTGTGGCATTTTTAGCATAGCACTCAACTAGTCCCGTAATGTTCTTGACCCGGTCAAGCCTTGCCATTGAAAAAATTATGGGTTTTGATTGATCATTCAGGTTGCCTCTGTAATCAAAGAGTATGACATCAATCAACAGCCAATTTACTGATCACAAAAATACTGCCCATCAGAAGCAAAGTACAAACACCCATTCAATATTATATACGTGGTCTCcctccattttaatttgtttgtctgattttgacttgacatggaATTTAAAAAGGTAAAATAGACTTttaaatcttgtggtcttaaacaaaAGATATATAAATGTACAAAATGCCCTTtgatcttgtggtcttaaacatttTATGTGGGAAGCTAGAATAAAAGAGTAGTCAAAAGAGgataaaagctttctttttgaaacgaactaaaaaggaaagtagacaaACAAAATGGAACCGGGGGAGTATCTTGTATTTTATTTGGAGAAAACCACTGAAAGGGTTGAGCTTTTACTTTGGAGCCACTGTGTCCCTAGATCTTCCATCAAAATCATCGATAATTAACTATGCGATCAAGGGTTGTTTCTCAGAAGCAGGTCCAAGAACTAAGACATTGTTTGTTGCCTTATTTGGATCTTAGGATCGAATGAGCAACCTTCATAAAGGTATAAATCTAGGTGCCTATTACAATGACATGTCATTTGGACTAGTGAAAACTAACTgcttcaacaacaacatacccagtgtaatctcCACAAGTGAGAACTGATAATCCTGTAAGTGAGGTCTGAGAAGGGTAATATGTACACAGACCTTAACCCTACCTTGGGATGAGAGGTGGTTTTTGATAAGACCCTCAGATCAAGTAAAAACAATTCGAAAAAAGAAAACCAACGGGAGAGAAAAGCCAAGACAAAATGCTAAAGAAAGCAAGCCAAAGCATACCCAAAAAGGAACAGTCACTACCATAAAACAATACGATATAAGTGCAAGAAACACTAAATAGTAACAAAAATGGAATAACAAGACACTCCTAGATTAATACTACAACTACTTCCTAGAGTTATACTAGGACTACTAATTACGACTGCTATTATGAAAGAAAAGGTGAAATAACTCTCAACTATCTGACTAACCCTCTACTCTAGTTTGTGTCCTCCATAAAACTCCTATCtaaggtaaaaaaaataaagcattAACCATTTAAAAAGAAtgtaaaaatactataaataagGAAGCAGAAAAAGAAATTAGGGACATCTCGGCTGGTTCTCTTCTTCCCCTCATACAATATCCAGGACATTTTGATCAAATATTATTAGAAGTTCATTTGTGGAGAATCATATCAGGCCCTCCTTTTTAAATGTAGAGGTGTCCGGTTCATAATTATACAAATCATTATATATATTCCAAATCATTAGGACAGATGAAGGGACACTTACATATGCACTTCATTCTGCTCAGGATCAAATAACAACTTCTCAATCGAGCCATGCAAAGATGTTAGTCTCTTTTCCTTGTCAGAATATGGGAAGTAAATTGTCATGTCGGCTCCAGGAGACACTATATTGAATTTGGGATCAAAAACATCAATGCCATGGACAACACGATATAGGCCTGGGAGAGTGAAAGCAGTATGACTCTCGTACTGACCAACAGTATTCTTCCTGAAACAAGTGGCGATCAATTTATAAGCAAGCCATCTAATGTCTAACATCATTATGTCACTAGAATATTAAACGTGTAAACATTTTTGTGTAATTATGCAACCTGCATGAACTCTAAAGACGAGCCAAATTGTATACAATATATGATTCAGTATCCAGATCATGAAGCCAACGGTGCCATCGTACATTAGTATTCCTCACTCTTCTCCTCTTAACGCTATGTAAAACTCCATTGAACATGGAAAACAAAACATTTACATCTAGTGTCACATCAATGTTCACATCCATATGGGATAATATACAAGTGGTTACAAGCTAAAACAATTTCTACCATACAAATTTTCACAAGTCTCGAGTATCCATTGAGGATGTTACATTTATCTGTTCTGTTTTTGCTTGCTTACAAGGTGAATAACGTCCAGATTTACTTGTTATTTAATAACATTGATCACTCATGAAGCAAAACATCTACTAATTTTAAAGCATCCAACAATAATGGATCAACTAGcattcactttttttttagaGTTTCAGCCATGTAAACATGATCAACAGGAAGAAAAGCCAGAACATATATAAGAAATAGAAAGATGAAATGTGAATTGCCACACATAGAACTCGACAGATAATGAAATCAGTTCTAGCTCAAACTCGACAAATTATTTCTGATTACAAGCTCAATTGGAAACAAAATATCATTTCTTCaatcacaaaataaaattgtaGAACAATCCACAGATATGATAAGGTTACCAATCACAgttcctcaaatcatgatatcgAACTAAAAATGGACTGAATAGATAACCAGGCCATATTAAGATGACTTACGTTCCTGCAATCTCTTGATAGGTACTGGTGATTATAAAATCTGAATGATTCATTGAAAGTAGATCAGCAGTAAACTGacatgaaaaatgatatttctCCTCAAACTTTTTCCAATAGATGTCAGAATCAGGATACTTTGTTTTCTCCAAAGCATGAGCAATGGTACACTGGGAAATAAAGACGGCGGCAAAGCATAAAATTAGTATTGCAGATACATAGCCTCGAGACATTTTGCTAGCCAGGTAAAGAATCACGTCTTTCCTACCTGTGTGATGCCCAGTTTATATGCTAACAGGGAGGCAACTAAATTTCCATCACTGTAGTTGCCAATAATCAGATCGGGTACTCCCTGGAGCTCAGCAGACATTTCACCTGCCACATCCTGGTCAAGAAGACACGTGGAAATGTTAGATGGGAAATTTGCCACTCATAGAAAGGTCCCGAGAAATTATGGAAGGGAAAGTATGTCTTCTTCCAATATATATAAGCAGAAAAGACACGAGAAGTGTGTTATCCAGTATGACAAACCAACAAATGTAAATGAGGACCAAAAAATATCCATTTATCAACATGTTGGCAAAGACAACAGTTGGCTACAAGTTCGCGTAATCTGTACTTGCAAGAAACTAATTGCCATCATTAGCTTAAGCACACTGGAACAAACATCAGCAACAAACGGCGATTTCCAAGGGACAAAGAGGTTACCTCAGTAAACTTCTCCAGGTAAGGCCATACATCAAACCTAGATATCCATTTATGAAGGACTCCATTCTCTGTCCTGAAAGGGACACGTAAAATATGCGAGTATTCAGTTCCACTAATTCTCTCCAAACGCTGGTTGCACGTGGTTCCTTGAGCATCAGGTATCAGTCGGGTGACCTTTTGCAATCAGAGAAAGCATATTTATGTCAACTGCAATCCCACAAACCGAATAAGAGTTTGCATAACATATATGTACTCACAACAAGGATTCTAGGCTTGAAGTTAAGTCCTTGTCGCTTTATTCTAAGAAGCATTTCGGCCTCCAAGGCACGCACTTGATCCAGTATATAGACAACCTACAAATCACCAAAAGGAGAACAAAATCAAGGAAAACCATCGATGCTTCAGTAACATTAAACAGTGATTAGCACTGCCAAAATATGATATTACTGAGTTTTCCAACATAGCTTCTGCAAAATTATACTAACTATATTAACTGCAATACAAAAGCAGAGTGTGCCTGCTCAAGTCTACTACAAGAAAGAACAGCGTGATGGTCCCTTATTAACCATTATGTCCAAAGTTAAACTGGAAAatctagagatgattcagcagTATAATTAGCAGGAAGAGGAAAAAAACCAAATTTAACATTTAGAATTTCCAACAAAGATAGTCTTTCCCATTAATACTAAATAAAAGATCAgatattcttattttttggggggggggaggggggcaAGAGGGAGGGGAGGTATCAGTAGATATATATGTTCCCAAATGTTTTCACTtactccaaaatatatatatatttacatccCAAAGCTAATCTTGTAGCACAGTAAGGCATCAACTGAACATACATGAGTATTTTTTACTTCTTTAGATTGTAGGGAAAAACTAGGTGACAATGTCTATCGGAAAGAGGAACTATACGATAGAAAACTGTTTAAACGGAATATCCCAAAAAAGATTGGATCTGTAAGAAAACCAGTTTACATAATAAAAGACCCCTTTCTCCTTGTTATTACCTGTCCACCAGTATCCGGCAAACCCAAGACATTTGCTTGGCCAAAGTATCCATGAGGAGATAATATGACAACATTGAACACCATTGGTAATCTACCAAGAAAAGTCTCCAAGGTTGAGGGATCAGGAGCCTGAAGAATGTCAGAAAGCAGATGCATCGTCTCCAAAACACGTTTTGCTGTATCACCCCAACCTTTCTCAAAGCCCATTTCTTGCAATCTGCATGCCCATGGTTCCATAAAACAAAGTTTCAACTACTATATCTTTCGCATTTCTTGAACAATTACATACACTtgtaagaaaagaaaacaagtaTGTACAAACTCACGCATATTCAAACTCATTATAGGGTGTATCTGGTGGCAGCTTTGAGAGAAAATCATCTGCTTTATTAAGAGATGACTCCAGCCTGGAGATTCTCTGTATACGTTCGTTCAACATCAAGACCTACATAGATAGACAATCCATCTTACAAATAGAAGTAATACTACTTCTTGAACCTTTTCAAGTGACACAATATTATTCCCAAAAGTCAACTGTTACATAAACTATTATCCATCAAGTGGAAAAATAGAAAGTAACAGTGCTCTTTATCCAGCAATACAAATACAATAACGGATAGTTTGTTGATGATGAGATTCGAACTAGGAGCATTTTACATATTGTATAATGGTTGCACATACTGAAAGATGTGAGTGGTAGACAATCAAGGACAAGCAGACATTTACAAAGGAAAAACTGATCACGGTACTTACATTCCCTTTATGATTGTGTCCTCTAAGGAAATCAAGTAACGGCTCCAGAGATTCTTTGCTGCAGAACATACTTGAGGACAAATGCCGATTGAGGAATTGGACTCCATTGCCAATGGATGATGATCGTGATGGACGAGGAACTGATGCATTAAATGGCTCAAAATCCAGCTCAAGCACAAAGAGATTATTATCCCTATCATACAGTTGAAATTAACAAATTTTGTCAAGGTATTCAACTTCTGTAAGTTCTGATGTCTCGTACTTGCAACAAAGATAGAGAAAGAACTTACTGTCCATCCACAAGTTCTTCCTTGAAACGAAGATATTCAGGAATAGTCAATTGTTCAACACTAAGATCATATACGTTAACACGAACATATTCCCAAACACCTGGCCTTGGACGAACTGCTATAGCAACAAATGGTGGGAGCACAATGGCTTCCTATTTTGACAAAAAAGCAAAGGCATTAACAGAATACAAATTACTTGTCAGCAAAACGAACAATAAATTCAGTCAGAGACAAAGTAAATCTCCGGATCCCTCTTTTAGGCGTAGAATCCTGGTGAAACAATAGTGTAACCTATTAAAGAATGAAACATCAAAAGCTGCTCTGATATTAAGCAACTTATTCAAACCTATGTTGCTCGGATTCTTCCGAAATGACGACGAGTGCTTAGAGGATCTGACAAAGGTGTGGCGGCATTTTTGGAGAGTCTAAGCAACATAGATTCAAACAGTAAAATGAGTGTGTATTTTTTACATGAATAAGTGGAAGCATGGAGACAGAGGCAAGTGCAACCTGGTTTATTGGTTTATTAAGTTCAACTTGAACCCAAAATTTTCGTAACGGAGCTTTAATTTATATGtagaaatttgtatatatatatatatatataacaaacaCTAAATCATGACCCCATAATTTCAAAAGTGAATGGATTCAAGAAAAGGATTTAAAGGTTGAAATACATCAAGTTTAAATTCTGAATCGGCATATGATCAGAAAATCAAAAAAGTTGATACTTTAGATAGAAAATGAACACCATGTATTacattttatttcttcaatCTTGAACAGACTCTTCATCATACACAATAAAGCATGAGTTTTtaccaataaaaaaatgattttttcaaGTTTGCTTCAAGTTATACCTGAGTAGATTTCAAGATTTCATAAAAGGGTCCTTCTTTGAGCTTCACACAAGCAGTGTCATCACATACAGCATTATCGAACTCATCAATTAAATGGTGAGGTTGCAATATCCCCTTCCCCTGTGCCACATATCTTGCAAAACAACAAACACACATACATAAATTactaaaatttagaaaaacaaACCTtgaaatttctcaaaatatatgAATACTGAGCTACAAATCaccaaaattcaataaatattagTATATCTAGAACTCTATAGTTCTAAAATTGCTATAAATAATCActcaattaatatttattatttgtcCAAGAAAATAACTTTCTGAAATAATAAAGTGAAATCAACCCCAAATCATGCTGTCAAAATTAAGACTTCAAGAACCCATAATTTCACCAGAGCATGT
This DNA window, taken from Solanum dulcamara chromosome 3, daSolDulc1.2, whole genome shotgun sequence, encodes the following:
- the LOC129882963 gene encoding sucrose synthase 2-like; this translates as MSNLKLTRVPSMRERVEDTLSAHRNQLVALLSRYVAQGKGILQPHHLIDEFDNAVCDDTACVKLKEGPFYEILKSTQEAIVLPPFVAIAVRPRPGVWEYVRVNVYDLSVEQLTIPEYLRFKEELVDGQDNNLFVLELDFEPFNASVPRPSRSSSIGNGVQFLNRHLSSSMFCSKESLEPLLDFLRGHNHKGNVLMLNERIQRISRLESSLNKADDFLSKLPPDTPYNEFEYALQEMGFEKGWGDTAKRVLETMHLLSDILQAPDPSTLETFLGRLPMVFNVVILSPHGYFGQANVLGLPDTGGQVVYILDQVRALEAEMLLRIKRQGLNFKPRILVVTRLIPDAQGTTCNQRLERISGTEYSHILRVPFRTENGVLHKWISRFDVWPYLEKFTEDVAGEMSAELQGVPDLIIGNYSDGNLVASLLAYKLGITQCTIAHALEKTKYPDSDIYWKKFEEKYHFSCQFTADLLSMNHSDFIITSTYQEIAGTKNTVGQYESHTAFTLPGLYRVVHGIDVFDPKFNIVSPGADMTIYFPYSDKEKRLTSLHGSIEKLLFDPEQNEVHIGNLNDQSKPIIFSMARLDRVKNITGLVECYAKNATLRELANLVVVAGYNDVKKSNDREEIAEIEKMHALMKEHNLDGQFRWISAQMNRARNGELYRYIADKRGIFVQPAFYEAFGLTVVEAMTCGLPTFATCHGGPMEIIEDGVSGYHIDPYHPNIAAELMVEFFQRCKQDPTHWEKISASGLQRILDRYTWNIYSERLMTLAGVYGFWKLVSKLERRETRRYLEMFYILKYRQLVKSVPLAIDDKH